A genome region from Bacillota bacterium includes the following:
- a CDS encoding site-specific integrase, which translates to MQTMPRAAGMDISCLSKVPARRTAPESRPREQKDGRNSMAGKGSIYQRGENTWRIDLFLGVDPLTNEKKRITKTVHGSKKDAEKVLRDLLRKLDDGELREPTKMTVAEYLKSWLETHKNKIAETSLGWYTMICDLHIIPALGHIRLQELTPMMVQEFYNKKLGSPALNGRGTLSASSVDHIHKVLHKALNQAVKLQLIASNPCDAAEPPKPKKKEVDFWTPEEAAKFLDAIQGDRLYALYYTALYTGMRRGEILGLKWEDVDLENGIITVRRAIVGYRRGTVVKEPKNEKSKRRIQITQDVVDVLKGYKAIQNRERLLCGEDYVNSGYVFTKPGGGPLEPSYVTVRFRKLIKKAGVRGIKFHALRHTHATLLGAAGVPMKAISARLGHSSIVMTGDIYSHVFSDMDRGAADVFSEVMKKARTEKKDRLSMAN; encoded by the coding sequence ATGCAGACTATGCCGCGCGCCGCCGGGATGGATATCAGCTGTTTAAGTAAGGTTCCCGCAAGAAGGACGGCTCCTGAAAGCCGTCCCAGGGAACAGAAAGATGGGAGGAATTCTATGGCAGGTAAAGGAAGCATCTATCAACGAGGAGAGAACACATGGAGGATTGATCTATTCCTCGGGGTGGATCCGCTCACGAACGAGAAGAAGCGCATCACCAAGACAGTCCACGGGTCGAAGAAAGACGCGGAAAAGGTCCTGAGAGACCTCTTGAGGAAACTGGATGACGGGGAACTCAGGGAGCCAACGAAGATGACCGTGGCCGAGTACCTGAAAAGCTGGCTTGAAACTCACAAGAACAAGATTGCCGAAACAAGCCTGGGCTGGTATACGATGATATGCGACCTACATATCATTCCCGCGCTCGGCCATATCCGGCTTCAGGAGCTTACACCGATGATGGTCCAAGAGTTTTACAATAAGAAACTGGGAAGCCCGGCTCTTAACGGTAGAGGAACGCTATCCGCCTCAAGCGTGGACCACATACACAAAGTTCTGCACAAGGCGCTAAACCAGGCCGTAAAATTGCAACTAATCGCCAGCAACCCTTGCGATGCGGCCGAGCCTCCAAAACCTAAGAAAAAGGAGGTCGATTTTTGGACACCAGAAGAAGCAGCGAAGTTTCTTGACGCGATCCAAGGCGATCGATTGTACGCCCTTTACTATACCGCCCTATATACGGGTATGAGGCGTGGAGAGATCCTCGGCCTGAAATGGGAGGATGTGGATCTCGAGAATGGGATCATCACTGTAAGGCGAGCAATTGTGGGCTATAGAAGAGGCACTGTAGTGAAGGAGCCCAAGAATGAGAAAAGCAAAAGAAGGATTCAAATTACCCAGGATGTAGTGGATGTTCTTAAAGGCTACAAGGCGATTCAAAATAGGGAAAGGCTGCTCTGTGGAGAGGACTACGTGAACAGCGGGTATGTTTTCACTAAGCCTGGAGGCGGGCCATTGGAGCCTTCCTATGTGACCGTGCGTTTCAGGAAGCTTATTAAAAAGGCTGGAGTAAGAGGAATTAAATTCCATGCATTGAGGCACACCCACGCAACCTTGCTGGGAGCAGCGGGGGTGCCGATGAAAGCCATCTCTGCGCGCCTGGGTCATTCATCTATCGTAATGACAGGGGATATCTACTCTCATGTATTCAGCGACATGGACAGAGGCGCCGCTGACGTTTTCAGCGAGGTTATGAAAAAGGCGAGGACCGAGAAAAAAGATAGGCTCTCTATGGCAAATTGA
- a CDS encoding ABC transporter permease: MKAWIAFWNILMKDMKAYYLKPPNISWGIIFPVAWTLMFFLKSQSAADIRGILPGVMSMSILFGTTSMLAVTITFERRNRSFERLLLAPIDLSLLMLAKTTGAILFGIVNAFIPIIFASFMTDLSGIKWVPAVGSVVLMAVTSTFLGLFIAVTVSEVFEAQTFSNFFRFPMVFLCGLFIPIRELPFILRPVSYIIPLTYGVDILKSSINGDGHIVPLLSFAILIGFSIALFILSLKNVKRKWIY, from the coding sequence ATGAAAGCGTGGATTGCTTTTTGGAATATCTTGATGAAGGATATGAAGGCTTACTACCTTAAGCCGCCTAACATAAGCTGGGGTATCATCTTCCCTGTTGCCTGGACCCTCATGTTTTTCTTGAAATCACAGAGTGCTGCAGATATCCGTGGGATTCTGCCAGGCGTTATGTCTATGTCCATTCTCTTTGGTACCACATCCATGCTCGCGGTGACGATCACTTTCGAGAGAAGAAATCGGTCTTTCGAACGACTCTTGCTGGCCCCTATTGATCTTAGTCTTCTAATGTTAGCCAAAACGACTGGTGCCATCCTCTTCGGGATAGTCAATGCTTTCATTCCAATCATTTTTGCATCTTTCATGACAGATTTATCTGGCATCAAGTGGGTTCCAGCGGTAGGCAGCGTCGTTTTAATGGCTGTGACTTCAACTTTCCTGGGTCTATTCATCGCGGTAACGGTGAGCGAAGTCTTTGAGGCCCAAACGTTCTCCAACTTCTTTCGGTTTCCCATGGTGTTCCTGTGCGGGTTATTCATACCAATCAGGGAACTGCCGTTCATCCTAAGGCCTGTATCCTATATAATCCCGCTCACTTATGGGGTAGACATATTAAAATCCTCGATAAACGGTGACGGTCATATAGTGCCACTACTGAGTTTTGCGATACTTATTGGATTTAGCATCGCGTTATTCATCTTGAGCCTGAAGAATGTAAAGAGGAAGTGGATCTATTGA
- a CDS encoding ABC transporter ATP-binding protein, which yields MNILEVQGLTKKYQDFTAVKSIDFYVKQGEIFGFLGPNGAGKTTTINMLTGLARITAGSVKLLGYDYAHQIKKAQQVIGIVPDESNLYDEFDGFQNLCFCAALYGMERRKREERARQLLEQFGLTEAGNRPFKAYSRGMKRKLTIAAGIIHEPKILFLDEPTTGIDVASARQIRKLIRDLNANGTTIFLTTHYIEEAERLCHRIAFIVDGRIVQVGTVDELMEQAQQETIVQFTLANGVLRLRDIIDERFPKFSTEFLSDDTLRIHSPVPISLMPLMQFFDENGLTVYEAKIIRPSLEEVFVKVTGIEIDRMKKEKERNRR from the coding sequence ATGAATATACTCGAAGTACAGGGTTTAACCAAGAAGTACCAGGACTTCACAGCCGTTAAAAGCATCGATTTCTATGTCAAGCAAGGTGAAATCTTCGGTTTCCTTGGCCCCAATGGCGCAGGAAAGACAACTACAATCAACATGCTGACCGGCCTTGCAAGAATAACAGCTGGTTCGGTCAAATTGTTGGGATATGATTATGCTCATCAAATCAAGAAGGCTCAGCAAGTCATAGGAATAGTGCCTGATGAAAGCAATCTATACGATGAATTTGATGGCTTTCAAAACCTGTGCTTTTGTGCGGCGCTTTACGGTATGGAACGGCGGAAGCGTGAGGAGAGAGCACGTCAACTTCTAGAACAGTTCGGACTTACAGAGGCCGGAAATAGGCCGTTTAAGGCTTATTCCAGAGGAATGAAGAGAAAACTCACCATTGCTGCGGGAATCATCCACGAGCCGAAGATCCTTTTCCTGGACGAGCCGACAACCGGTATCGATGTAGCCAGTGCGAGGCAGATACGTAAGTTGATCCGCGATTTGAACGCCAACGGCACTACCATATTCCTGACCACGCATTATATTGAGGAGGCTGAGCGGCTTTGCCATAGAATAGCATTTATTGTTGATGGAAGGATAGTCCAGGTCGGGACTGTCGACGAACTCATGGAGCAAGCCCAGCAGGAGACTATCGTTCAATTTACCTTGGCCAATGGCGTTTTACGATTACGAGACATCATTGACGAGAGGTTCCCCAAATTCTCCACAGAGTTTCTTAGTGATGATACCCTCAGAATCCATTCCCCTGTTCCCATTAGCCTCATGCCATTGATGCAGTTTTTTGATGAAAACGGCTTGACTGTTTATGAAGCGAAGATAATTCGTCCTTCCCTAGAGGAGGTCTTTGTTAAGGTCACAGGCATTGAGATTGACAGAATGAAAAAGGAAAAGGAGCGCAACCGGAGATGA
- a CDS encoding winged helix-turn-helix transcriptional regulator gives MEYLPRRLKALADETRFRIVNLLLTHDYCVGALARRLGISEAAVSQHLQILRKTGLIKGEKRGYWTHYSVERDVLRQIANDLQSMAAQPVQYEYVCRRESTTRKGTVEGREEAVCICECKCERPEKLKGKPGECSPEQIEECHGDKKDHPCGHEEK, from the coding sequence ATGGAGTATCTCCCTAGAAGGCTCAAAGCTCTAGCTGATGAGACGCGTTTTAGAATAGTGAACTTGCTTTTGACCCATGACTACTGCGTAGGTGCCTTGGCACGACGTCTGGGAATATCCGAGGCCGCAGTATCTCAACATCTGCAAATCCTGCGGAAAACAGGATTAATTAAAGGAGAAAAGCGAGGGTATTGGACTCATTACTCCGTTGAGAGAGATGTACTTCGACAAATTGCCAATGATTTACAATCCATGGCAGCGCAACCTGTCCAATACGAATATGTTTGCCGCCGGGAATCCACAACCCGAAAGGGTACTGTAGAGGGAAGGGAAGAAGCCGTGTGCATATGTGAGTGCAAGTGTGAGCGCCCCGAGAAGTTGAAAGGCAAACCAGGCGAATGTAGTCCAGAGCAGATAGAGGAATGCCATGGAGATAAGAAGGATCATCCTTGTGGACACGAAGAGAAGTAG
- a CDS encoding iron-sulfur cluster assembly scaffold protein gives MSFYTEKVLDHFLNPRNVGEIPNADGVGTIGDPSCGDYLRVYIKVKDGRLVDVKFKLFGCPAAIGTSSITTELAMGKTLKEAWGITEDDVIKALGGLPDEKIHCSVLGPAALRLAILDYASKSVQQRPDDKQSESA, from the coding sequence ATGTCATTCTATACCGAGAAGGTCCTGGATCATTTCCTTAATCCTCGGAATGTCGGCGAGATACCTAACGCGGATGGGGTTGGGACAATTGGCGACCCTTCGTGTGGGGATTATCTGCGTGTGTATATTAAGGTGAAGGATGGAAGACTAGTAGACGTCAAATTTAAACTTTTTGGCTGTCCGGCAGCCATAGGGACAAGCAGCATAACCACTGAACTGGCTATGGGTAAAACCCTCAAAGAAGCCTGGGGAATTACTGAGGATGACGTTATCAAGGCTCTCGGTGGCCTCCCAGACGAAAAGATTCACTGTTCCGTATTAGGTCCCGCAGCACTTCGCCTGGCAATTCTGGATTATGCTTCAAAATCTGTGCAGCAAAGGCCCGACGATAAACAAAGCGAATCGGCATAA
- a CDS encoding MBL fold metallo-hydrolase encodes MAGEYAEVKVSILVENTARKEKLWAEHGLSLLVEVKGRRILFDTGQSGEVLIHNSRELGLNLKDIDLVVLSHGHYDHTGGLASLLNEVKCIDLYTHPNAFEKKYVKADDRVKEIGSPLDMDYLAKSGVKLHLDRKPVKLDEGILLTGEIPGTTDFEEISREFLVEHDQKLVTDFLLDDQTMAIKTRKGLVVILGCSHAGVINTLKYIKSLTGTDGIHAVIGGMHLEKASISRLQLTLRAFMELGVDKVVPLHCTGFNARTEMARLLGERFELGSVGSIFEF; translated from the coding sequence GTGGCTGGAGAATATGCCGAGGTCAAGGTAAGTATCCTGGTTGAGAACACTGCCAGGAAGGAGAAGTTATGGGCAGAGCATGGCCTCTCTTTGTTAGTCGAAGTCAAGGGGCGGAGAATACTCTTTGATACAGGGCAGTCCGGAGAGGTTTTGATTCATAATTCAAGAGAACTTGGGCTAAACCTCAAGGATATAGATTTAGTTGTATTAAGCCACGGCCATTATGACCACACAGGTGGCCTGGCTTCTCTCTTGAACGAGGTGAAGTGTATAGATCTCTATACTCATCCCAATGCGTTTGAGAAGAAGTATGTAAAGGCAGATGATAGGGTTAAAGAAATAGGAAGCCCGCTGGACATGGATTACCTGGCAAAGTCCGGAGTCAAACTTCACCTCGATAGGAAGCCTGTTAAGCTGGATGAAGGTATACTCCTCACAGGCGAAATCCCAGGTACCACCGACTTCGAAGAAATATCCCGCGAGTTCCTGGTGGAGCACGATCAAAAGCTCGTAACAGATTTTCTCCTCGATGACCAGACTATGGCTATTAAAACTCGTAAAGGTCTGGTGGTGATCCTGGGCTGTAGTCACGCCGGTGTGATTAATACCCTGAAGTACATAAAAAGCCTAACAGGAACAGATGGGATACATGCGGTGATTGGTGGTATGCACCTTGAAAAAGCTAGCATAAGCCGGTTACAGCTTACTCTCCGCGCATTCATGGAACTTGGAGTGGATAAGGTAGTTCCGCTCCACTGTACGGGGTTTAATGCCCGTACAGAGATGGCGCGACTACTCGGGGAAAGGTTTGAGCTGGGTAGTGTGGGGAGTATATTTGAGTTTTAA
- a CDS encoding 4Fe-4S binding protein: MKELLVISGKGGTGKTSIVGAFAVLAKSKVLADCDVDAADLHLLLKPTVRNTTEFYGSKKAVIDQEKCTGCGTCVEACRFGAITRGDDLIEVNTVSCEGCTVCYYACPQRAITMKDNLSGHWFISDTLYGPLVHARLGIAEENSGKLVAEVRRQARSIAEGQGLDYIITDGPPGIGCPVISSISGVDMALIVTEPTVAGSHDLERILGLTKHFNVEAMVCINKYDLDERKAREIEEYCYREGIEVAGRIPFDEEVVYALMEGLPVVDYGRGRSGHGRGKASKAIKGLWERVSFRLEQARVQRS; the protein is encoded by the coding sequence GTGAAAGAACTGTTAGTTATTAGCGGCAAGGGAGGTACCGGCAAGACCTCTATAGTCGGGGCATTTGCAGTCTTAGCTAAAAGCAAGGTACTGGCCGACTGTGATGTGGATGCAGCAGACCTTCACCTCCTTCTAAAGCCCACAGTACGCAATACCACAGAATTCTATGGATCTAAGAAAGCTGTGATCGATCAGGAGAAGTGTACCGGTTGTGGGACCTGTGTTGAAGCCTGCCGTTTTGGGGCCATTACCAGGGGTGATGACCTTATCGAGGTCAATACTGTTTCCTGTGAGGGCTGTACCGTATGTTACTATGCCTGTCCTCAAAGGGCAATAACCATGAAAGACAATCTCTCAGGCCACTGGTTTATCTCGGATACCCTTTATGGTCCCCTAGTTCATGCCAGGCTTGGGATTGCTGAGGAGAACTCAGGCAAACTGGTAGCCGAAGTCCGGCGCCAGGCCCGTTCTATCGCTGAAGGCCAGGGATTAGATTATATTATCACCGATGGGCCGCCAGGTATAGGTTGTCCGGTCATATCCTCCATTTCCGGCGTGGATATGGCTCTTATCGTTACCGAACCGACTGTGGCCGGCAGCCATGATCTGGAGAGAATTCTGGGGTTAACGAAGCATTTCAATGTAGAAGCGATGGTTTGCATCAACAAATATGACCTCGATGAACGGAAAGCCAGGGAGATCGAAGAATACTGCTATAGGGAAGGGATAGAAGTTGCGGGAAGGATCCCGTTTGATGAGGAGGTGGTTTACGCGTTGATGGAGGGGCTACCTGTTGTTGATTACGGGCGCGGCAGATCCGGCCATGGGAGAGGGAAGGCTTCAAAAGCAATAAAGGGACTCTGGGAGAGAGTTTCATTTCGTCTTGAACAGGCCCGCGTCCAAAGGAGTTGA
- a CDS encoding P-loop NTPase: protein MIISVASGKGGTGKTTVAVNLALTLEGNLPVQLLDCDVEEPNAHLFLNPVFETTEKVTLPVPVVDESRCNSCGRCGEVCAFHAIIVLGGRVITFPELCHGCGGCSRFCTTGAISEEAKEIGLIESGHSGEIAFIQGKMNIGTPLAPPVIRAVKDKIIDHGTNGVVIIDAPPGTSCPVVASVKDSDFCILVTEPTPFGLNDLTLAIGMVRELGIPFGVVINRSGLGNEDLVGYCEREEIPILLEIPFDRRYAACYARGGRLIEEFPELKAAFRGLWRKIHALARTGEPDQALL, encoded by the coding sequence ATGATTATATCAGTGGCGAGTGGAAAGGGTGGGACCGGTAAAACGACTGTTGCAGTAAATCTGGCCTTAACCCTTGAAGGAAACCTGCCGGTCCAACTCCTGGACTGTGATGTAGAGGAGCCCAATGCACACCTTTTCCTTAATCCCGTATTCGAAACCACGGAAAAAGTAACGCTGCCTGTGCCGGTGGTTGATGAAAGTAGATGTAACTCCTGCGGAAGGTGCGGGGAGGTCTGCGCTTTCCACGCGATCATCGTCCTGGGAGGCCGGGTGATAACCTTTCCTGAGCTCTGTCACGGTTGTGGGGGATGCAGCCGATTCTGCACTACAGGGGCTATATCGGAAGAAGCAAAGGAGATAGGCCTTATTGAAAGTGGCCATTCAGGAGAGATCGCATTCATCCAGGGAAAGATGAATATAGGTACCCCTCTGGCCCCTCCTGTAATAAGAGCCGTAAAGGACAAGATAATTGACCACGGTACCAACGGAGTGGTAATCATCGATGCCCCGCCCGGGACTTCCTGCCCTGTTGTGGCTTCAGTGAAAGATAGTGATTTTTGCATACTCGTTACTGAGCCAACACCCTTTGGGTTGAATGATCTTACTCTGGCAATCGGGATGGTTCGAGAGCTGGGAATCCCCTTTGGGGTCGTAATCAACCGCTCAGGGCTCGGTAATGAGGACCTTGTAGGTTATTGCGAGCGGGAGGAGATACCCATATTATTGGAAATCCCTTTTGACCGGAGATATGCCGCCTGCTATGCAAGGGGAGGTCGTCTCATAGAGGAATTCCCTGAGTTAAAAGCGGCCTTTAGAGGGCTTTGGCGAAAGATTCACGCTCTCGCAAGGACCGGAGAGCCTGACCAGGCACTTTTGTGA
- a CDS encoding MOSC domain-containing protein — protein MGGQVIAVCISERKGTPKRNIERSFLIENRGLEGDAHAGDWHRQVSLLAEESIEKMRMKGFDVKSGGFAENIATRDIDLASLPAGTRLQVGKDVILEVTQIGKPYHDRRVIGHQADNCVISRESVFAREGIFANVIKGGEVKVGDAICAEGQSL, from the coding sequence TTGGGAGGTCAGGTAATTGCTGTTTGCATAAGTGAGAGAAAAGGGACTCCCAAAAGAAACATAGAGAGGTCTTTTCTCATCGAAAACCGTGGACTTGAAGGGGATGCCCATGCTGGGGATTGGCATAGGCAAGTGAGTCTCCTCGCAGAAGAAAGTATTGAAAAGATGAGGATGAAGGGATTCGATGTGAAGTCCGGGGGGTTTGCGGAAAACATTGCGACAAGGGATATCGATCTCGCCTCACTCCCAGCGGGAACCAGGCTTCAGGTAGGGAAGGATGTTATCCTGGAGGTAACTCAGATAGGGAAACCTTACCACGATAGACGTGTTATAGGCCATCAGGCTGATAATTGTGTAATATCGAGAGAAAGCGTCTTCGCCAGAGAAGGTATCTTCGCCAATGTGATTAAGGGCGGGGAGGTCAAGGTCGGCGACGCAATTTGTGCCGAGGGGCAATCCCTTTAA
- a CDS encoding radical SAM protein, with protein MTGAIFGAFPEGGVELKNHEDILRNEEIERLVKIGTRIGIKRVRLTGGEPLVRKGLTDIIRRLSGIPGIFDLSMTTNGILLKDQAERLAQAGFKRVNVSLDTLKPEIYRRLTRWGNLSDVLSGIEAASKAGLSPIKIEERKP; from the coding sequence CTGACCGGTGCAATCTTCGGTGCATTTCCCGAAGGAGGCGTAGAGCTAAAGAACCATGAGGATATCCTCAGGAATGAGGAAATTGAGCGGCTCGTAAAGATTGGGACCCGTATAGGGATAAAACGGGTTAGGCTTACAGGCGGTGAACCTCTTGTCCGAAAAGGCCTCACGGATATCATCAGGAGACTTTCCGGGATCCCTGGTATTTTTGATTTGAGCATGACTACGAACGGGATCTTGTTGAAGGACCAGGCGGAGAGACTGGCCCAAGCGGGGTTCAAGAGGGTAAATGTCAGCCTGGACACCTTAAAGCCGGAGATCTATCGCAGGCTCACCCGATGGGGAAATCTTTCCGATGTCTTGTCAGGTATAGAGGCGGCCTCGAAAGCAGGGCTGTCTCCTATTAAAATAGAAGAGCGTAAACCGTGA
- a CDS encoding dinitrogenase iron-molybdenum cofactor, translating into MKIAVATDGPMVAAHFGRCPEYTIFTLNDGKVENKVIIPNPGHEPGFLPGYLGKLGVSCIIAGGMGPRAQGLFAENNIQTITGVSGRVDEVINSYLAGRLESGESLCEHGQGGRECNHKH; encoded by the coding sequence GTGAAAATTGCGGTGGCGACGGATGGACCCATGGTAGCAGCGCATTTCGGTCGTTGCCCTGAATACACCATATTTACATTAAACGACGGAAAGGTGGAAAACAAGGTCATTATCCCCAACCCAGGGCATGAACCGGGATTCCTGCCAGGGTACCTGGGGAAGCTGGGGGTTTCCTGTATTATCGCAGGTGGGATGGGACCAAGGGCGCAAGGATTATTTGCTGAAAACAACATCCAGACCATAACAGGCGTTTCAGGGCGGGTGGACGAAGTGATCAATTCATACCTTGCAGGCCGTCTTGAAAGCGGAGAAAGCCTCTGTGAGCACGGCCAGGGAGGCCGTGAGTGTAATCATAAACATTGA
- a CDS encoding ECF transporter S component: MQSHSIQQESDIWRVRLRWLTRTALLLAITLAIQMLGLPQPFTGPAVNAMLLISGILVGATGGILIGLLTPWIAFVRGILAAPLGPMIPFIMLGNAVLVAAFCVFRRLWGNGLRGSVPGLLIGSILKYLILASAVSFAVKVPPAVAKAMQVPQLITALTGGIVVLIIEKAITRALSARNARSNTGNLGG; encoded by the coding sequence ATGCAATCCCATAGCATACAACAGGAGTCAGATATCTGGCGGGTCCGGTTACGCTGGCTAACCAGGACGGCTTTATTGCTAGCTATCACCCTGGCCATACAAATGTTAGGCCTACCCCAACCCTTTACAGGTCCGGCCGTAAATGCTATGCTTCTCATCTCAGGCATTTTAGTTGGAGCCACGGGAGGCATCCTTATTGGGCTTCTCACCCCCTGGATAGCCTTTGTTCGAGGGATACTGGCTGCGCCATTGGGTCCTATGATTCCATTCATTATGCTCGGTAATGCCGTTTTAGTGGCCGCATTCTGTGTTTTTAGAAGGTTATGGGGTAATGGCCTACGGGGGTCAGTTCCAGGGCTCCTTATCGGTTCGATCCTGAAGTATCTTATTTTGGCGTCCGCTGTTAGCTTCGCGGTCAAAGTCCCGCCTGCTGTTGCCAAAGCAATGCAAGTGCCGCAGCTGATCACCGCCTTAACCGGTGGCATTGTGGTGCTAATCATTGAGAAAGCCATTACGAGGGCTCTAAGTGCAAGGAATGCCAGATCCAATACTGGAAATCTCGGAGGGTGA
- a CDS encoding DUF5320 domain-containing protein: MPRGDGTGPMGLGPMTGRAAGYCAGFPVPGYMNPVGLWGGGFWRRLGRGLGFGRGRGWRRMYYATGLPGWVRFGYPGWAAPAYRPWAAPFYPAPFYGVPYTAQNPEEAIKTASEQEMAFLKEQAEFLKEELKGIEERLKELGGPEKGGAEEGK; the protein is encoded by the coding sequence ATGCCTAGAGGAGATGGAACTGGCCCTATGGGTCTTGGCCCGATGACGGGAAGGGCCGCAGGGTACTGTGCCGGATTCCCGGTTCCCGGTTATATGAACCCGGTTGGGCTCTGGGGTGGAGGATTCTGGCGCCGGCTCGGTAGGGGGCTGGGATTTGGCCGCGGCCGGGGCTGGAGGCGAATGTATTACGCGACGGGCTTGCCTGGCTGGGTACGTTTCGGCTACCCCGGGTGGGCAGCTCCAGCATACCGGCCCTGGGCTGCCCCTTTTTACCCGGCCCCCTTTTACGGGGTTCCATATACGGCCCAGAATCCGGAAGAGGCAATCAAGACCGCTTCTGAACAGGAGATGGCGTTCCTAAAGGAGCAGGCAGAGTTCCTGAAGGAGGAACTCAAGGGTATTGAGGAACGCCTGAAGGAGCTGGGCGGCCCGGAGAAGGGTGGAGCTGAAGAAGGCAAGTAG
- a CDS encoding Mrp/NBP35 family ATP-binding protein yields MTEECKVTQDKQEKSSHGNHTQGIEKLPQNELNNIHHVIAVMSGKGGVGKSSVAALLGVKLAKKGYKVGLLDADITGPSIPKMFGIHSRAETFEFGILPAKTPLGIEVMSLNLLLDHEDDPVIWRGPLIAGTVRQFWTDVIWGDLDYLIVDLPPGTGDAPLTVMQSLPLNGVVIVSSPQDLAVMVVKKAIKMASIMNTPVFGLIENMSYAICPKCGEMLRLFGPSKGEEVAKATGIPYLGALPLDPKLAELCDQGQVEQYDSPEVEGAINWEDIVKFGTSSGVLTRVS; encoded by the coding sequence ATGACTGAAGAGTGCAAGGTTACTCAGGACAAACAGGAAAAGAGCTCCCATGGCAATCATACCCAAGGGATTGAAAAGCTCCCGCAAAATGAACTCAACAACATCCACCATGTCATAGCCGTTATGAGCGGCAAGGGCGGGGTAGGCAAATCCTCAGTGGCTGCCCTTTTAGGAGTAAAACTGGCTAAAAAAGGCTACAAAGTCGGTTTGCTCGACGCAGACATCACAGGACCGAGCATACCCAAGATGTTCGGCATCCACTCCAGAGCGGAGACTTTTGAATTCGGGATTCTCCCGGCTAAAACCCCACTTGGTATAGAGGTTATGTCGCTGAATCTTCTTCTGGATCACGAAGACGATCCTGTCATCTGGCGGGGACCCCTCATAGCTGGAACCGTAAGGCAGTTCTGGACAGACGTTATTTGGGGAGATCTCGACTATCTGATTGTAGACCTCCCACCCGGGACAGGGGATGCCCCGCTCACGGTAATGCAATCTTTGCCATTAAACGGTGTAGTTATTGTCTCCTCCCCGCAAGACTTGGCAGTGATGGTAGTCAAGAAGGCCATAAAGATGGCCTCAATAATGAATACTCCTGTTTTTGGGCTCATTGAGAATATGAGCTATGCGATATGTCCCAAGTGTGGCGAGATGCTTCGGCTCTTTGGGCCTTCAAAAGGCGAGGAAGTGGCAAAGGCTACAGGGATACCTTACCTTGGGGCTTTGCCCCTTGACCCGAAACTTGCTGAACTGTGTGATCAGGGGCAGGTCGAGCAGTACGATAGTCCGGAGGTAGAGGGCGCGATAAACTGGGAAGATATAGTCAAGTTTGGGACAAGTTCTGGGGTGCTAACCCGGGTCTCTTGA
- a CDS encoding transcriptional repressor has product MKGEPLHAERKLAEKEFRITPQRRTVLKVLSSHQNRHLTAEQIYRIARAQGLKLGLTTVYRTLMDLERLGLVARLEIGKGPARYELTPTHTQPHYHLVCLRCGRISEVTVSIPEDF; this is encoded by the coding sequence ATGAAAGGGGAGCCCCTCCACGCGGAAAGGAAGCTCGCCGAGAAGGAATTCCGAATCACGCCTCAGCGAAGGACTGTCCTTAAGGTCCTGAGCAGTCACCAAAATAGGCATTTGACTGCAGAGCAGATATACCGGATTGCCCGGGCCCAGGGCCTTAAGCTGGGACTGACTACTGTCTACCGCACCCTGATGGACTTGGAAAGGTTGGGGCTTGTGGCAAGACTCGAGATAGGGAAAGGTCCTGCCAGGTATGAGCTTACCCCAACACATACCCAGCCACATTATCACCTTGTTTGTCTTAGGTGCGGCAGGATATCTGAGGTTACCGTGTCAATACCAGAAGATTTCTAG